One Ignavibacterium sp. DNA segment encodes these proteins:
- a CDS encoding RidA family protein, which yields MIEEKIKELGFEVPEVAKPLAAYIPAKKVGSLVMTSGQVPVVKGEVKYKGKIGKELSEEDGILAAQICALNCLAAIKSVIGNLDNIIEVEKLTVFVASAPEFTAQPKVANGASELIGKIFGEAGKHVRSAVGVASLPLDAAVEIEMIVLVK from the coding sequence ATGATAGAAGAAAAAATTAAAGAACTTGGATTTGAAGTTCCGGAAGTTGCAAAACCTTTAGCAGCCTACATCCCAGCCAAAAAGGTTGGAAGCCTTGTTATGACTTCAGGACAGGTACCTGTAGTAAAAGGTGAAGTAAAATATAAAGGTAAGATTGGAAAAGAATTATCTGAAGAGGATGGTATCCTTGCCGCTCAGATTTGTGCACTTAATTGTTTGGCTGCAATTAAATCGGTAATAGGGAATCTCGATAATATTATTGAAGTTGAAAAACTTACTGTGTTTGTTGCAAGTGCACCAGAGTTTACTGCACAACCAAAAGTAGCAAACGGTGCTTCAGAATTGATTGGTAAAATATTTGGCGAAGCTGGAAAGCATGTTAGAAGTGCTGTTGGAGTTGCATCTTTGCCACTTGATGCTGCTGTTGAAATTGAGATGATAGTACTGGTAAAGTAA